A genomic segment from Eulemur rufifrons isolate Redbay chromosome 19, OSU_ERuf_1, whole genome shotgun sequence encodes:
- the RHOH gene encoding rho-related GTP-binding protein RhoH produces the protein MLSSIKCVLVGDSAVGKTSLLVRFTSETFPEAYKPTVYENTGVDVFMDGVQISLGLWDTAGNDAFRSIRPLSYQQADVVLMCYSVANQNSFLNLKNKWIGEVRSNLPCTPVLVVATQTDQREMGPHRATCVNAIEGKRLAQDVRAKGYLECSALSNRGVQQVFECAVRTAVNQARRRNRRRLFSMSECKIL, from the coding sequence ATGCTGAGTTCCATCAAGTGCGTGCTGGTGGGCGACTCCGCCGTGGGGAAGACCTCCCTGTTGGTGCGCTTCACCTCCGAGACCTTCCCCGAGGCCTACAAGCCCACGGTGTACGAGAACACGGGGGTGGATGTCTTCATGGACGGCGTCCAGATCAGCCTGGGCCTGTGGGACACGGCGGGCAACGACGCCTTCAGGAGCATCCGGCCCCTGTCCTACCAGCAGGCCGACGTGGTGCTGATGTGCTACTCCGTGGCCAACCAGAACTCGTTCCTGAACTTGAAGAACAAGTGGATTGGTGAAGTCAGGAGCAACTTGCCCTGCACCCCCGTGCTGGTGGTGGCCACCCAGACGGACCAGCGGGAGATGGGGCCCCACAGGGCCACCTGCGTCAATGCCATCGAAGGGAAGAGGCTGGCTCAGGACGTGAGAGCCAAGGGCTACCTGGAGTGCTCAGCCCTCAGCAACCGGGGCGTGCAGCAGGTGTTCGAGTGCGCCGTGCGAACTGCAGTCAACCAGGCCCGCAGACGCAACAGGAGGCGGCTCTTCTCCATGAGCGAGTGTAAGATCCTCTGA